The following proteins are co-located in the Cupriavidus pauculus genome:
- a CDS encoding NADH-quinone oxidoreductase subunit D: MADIKNYTLNFGPQHPAAHGVLRLVLELDGEVIQRADPHIGLLHRATEKLAEQKSWIQSVPYMDRLDYVSMMSNEHAYVMAIERLLGIEVPIRAQYIRVMFDEITRLLNHLMWIGAHALDVGAMAVFLYAFREREDMFDMYEAVSGARMHAAYYRPGGVYRDLPDTMPQYRASKIHNERAIKVMNEARSGSLLDFIEDFTNRFPTYVDEYETLLTDNRIWKQRLVDIGVVTPERALQLGFTGPMLRGSGIEWDLRKKQPYEVYDQLDFDIPVGTAGDCYSRYLVRVEEMRQSNRIIKQCIDWLRRNPGPVITENHKVAPPSRVDMKSNMEELIHHFKLFTEGIHVPPGEAYAAVEHPKGEFGIYAISDGANKPYRLKIRAPGYAHLAALDEMARGHMIADAVTIIGTQDIVFGEIDR; this comes from the coding sequence ATGGCAGATATCAAGAACTACACCCTCAACTTCGGTCCCCAACACCCGGCGGCCCACGGCGTGCTGCGCCTGGTGCTGGAGCTGGACGGCGAAGTCATCCAGCGTGCCGATCCCCACATCGGCCTGCTGCACCGCGCCACCGAGAAGCTGGCCGAGCAGAAGAGCTGGATCCAGAGCGTTCCCTACATGGACCGTCTCGACTACGTGTCGATGATGTCCAACGAACACGCCTACGTGATGGCGATCGAGCGGCTGCTGGGCATCGAGGTGCCGATCCGCGCGCAGTACATCCGCGTGATGTTCGACGAGATCACCCGCCTGCTGAACCACCTGATGTGGATCGGCGCCCACGCGCTGGACGTGGGGGCGATGGCCGTGTTCCTGTACGCGTTCCGCGAGCGCGAGGACATGTTCGACATGTACGAGGCGGTGTCCGGCGCGCGCATGCACGCGGCGTACTACCGTCCGGGCGGCGTCTACCGCGACCTGCCGGACACGATGCCGCAGTATCGTGCGTCGAAGATCCACAACGAGCGCGCCATCAAGGTCATGAACGAGGCGCGTTCGGGCTCGCTGCTGGACTTCATCGAGGACTTCACGAACCGTTTTCCGACGTACGTGGATGAATATGAGACGCTGCTGACCGATAACCGTATCTGGAAGCAGCGCCTTGTGGACATCGGCGTGGTCACGCCGGAGCGTGCCCTGCAGCTTGGCTTCACCGGCCCGATGCTGCGTGGCTCGGGCATCGAGTGGGACCTGCGCAAGAAGCAGCCCTACGAGGTGTACGACCAGCTCGACTTCGATATCCCGGTGGGCACGGCCGGCGACTGCTACTCGCGCTATCTGGTGCGGGTAGAGGAAATGCGCCAGTCGAACCGCATCATCAAGCAGTGCATCGACTGGCTGCGCCGCAACCCGGGCCCGGTGATCACCGAGAACCACAAGGTGGCACCGCCGTCGCGCGTGGACATGAAGTCGAACATGGAAGAGCTGATCCACCACTTCAAGCTCTTCACCGAAGGCATCCACGTGCCGCCGGGCGAGGCGTATGCCGCGGTGGAGCACCCGAAGGGCGAGTTCGGCATCTACGCGATCTCGGACGGGGCGAACAAGCCGTATCGCCTGAAGATCCGCGCCCCGGGGTATGCCCACCTGGCCGCGCTGGACGAAATGGCCCGCGGCCACATGATTGCGGACGCGGTCACGATCATCGGTACGCAGGACATCGTGTTCGGCGAGATCGACCGCTAA
- the tpiA gene encoding triose-phosphate isomerase, with amino-acid sequence MRQKLVIGNWKMHGSLAANAGLLEAIKAAPAKAKLAVCAPFPYLAQCQSLLTGSQVAWGAQDTSAETRGAFTGEVAAPMLAEFGCAYVLVGHSERRTYHGETDATVAAKALRALESGIVPVVCVGETLAEREAGQTEAVVGRQLQAVLDALSIEQLGRIVLAYEPVWAIGTGKTATSEQAQAVHAALRAQVARKDAGVAGRVAILYGGSVKPDNAAELFSMSDIDGGLIGGASLKADDFLAIGNA; translated from the coding sequence GTGAGACAAAAGCTGGTCATCGGCAACTGGAAGATGCATGGCAGTCTGGCGGCGAACGCCGGCCTGCTCGAGGCCATCAAGGCAGCGCCGGCCAAGGCGAAACTGGCTGTCTGCGCGCCGTTCCCCTATCTTGCCCAGTGCCAGTCGCTGCTCACCGGTTCCCAGGTCGCCTGGGGCGCCCAGGACACTTCGGCCGAGACGCGCGGTGCGTTCACCGGCGAGGTCGCCGCGCCGATGCTGGCCGAATTCGGCTGCGCCTACGTGCTGGTGGGACACTCCGAGCGCCGTACCTATCATGGCGAGACGGATGCCACCGTGGCCGCCAAGGCGCTGCGGGCGCTGGAATCGGGCATCGTGCCGGTGGTTTGCGTCGGCGAGACGCTGGCCGAGCGCGAGGCGGGCCAGACCGAGGCCGTGGTGGGTCGCCAGCTCCAGGCCGTGCTCGATGCGCTGTCTATTGAACAACTGGGTCGCATTGTCCTGGCCTATGAGCCCGTCTGGGCCATCGGCACCGGCAAGACCGCGACCAGCGAGCAGGCCCAGGCCGTGCACGCCGCGCTGCGCGCGCAGGTGGCCCGCAAGGACGCCGGCGTGGCCGGACGCGTGGCCATCCTGTACGGCGGCAGCGTCAAGCCGGACAATGCGGCTGAACTGTTTTCGATGTCCGATATCGACGGGGGGCTGATTGGCGGCGCCTCGCTGAAGGCGGATGATTTCCTCGCGATCGGCAACGCCTGA
- a CDS encoding NADH-quinone oxidoreductase subunit A, whose protein sequence is MTLEAYFPVLIFILFGIVLGVALMSIGRILGPNKPDAAKLSPYECGFEAFEDARMKFDVRYYLIAILFILFDLETAFLFPWGVALKDIGWPGFIAMGVFLLEFIVGFVYIWKKGALDWE, encoded by the coding sequence TTGACTCTCGAAGCCTACTTCCCCGTCCTCATCTTCATCCTGTTTGGCATCGTGCTCGGTGTGGCACTGATGTCGATCGGCAGGATTCTCGGTCCCAACAAGCCTGACGCAGCGAAGCTGTCGCCGTACGAGTGCGGCTTCGAAGCATTCGAGGACGCGCGCATGAAGTTCGACGTGCGCTACTACCTCATCGCCATCCTGTTTATCCTGTTCGATCTCGAAACTGCCTTCCTGTTTCCGTGGGGCGTTGCCCTCAAGGACATCGGCTGGCCGGGATTCATCGCCATGGGCGTGTTTCTGCTGGAATTCATCGTGGGCTTCGTCTACATCTGGAAAAAGGGCGCGCTCGATTGGGAGTGA
- a CDS encoding NADH-quinone oxidoreductase subunit C, whose protein sequence is MANLDTLKAALEKVLGKRVQSLIEATGELTLIVKAADYLDAARLLRDDPSLHFEQALDLCGVDYSDYAEGTWDGPRFAAVTQLLSIKHNWRLRLRVFAPDDDMPVVPSLIDVWNSVNWFEREAFDFYGIVFEGHPDLRRILTDYGFVGHPFRKDFPVSGYVEMRYDPEQKRVIYQPVTIEPREITPRVIREENYGGTKH, encoded by the coding sequence ATGGCGAACCTCGATACCCTCAAGGCCGCCCTCGAGAAAGTACTGGGCAAGCGCGTGCAGAGCCTGATCGAGGCGACCGGCGAACTGACGCTGATCGTCAAGGCCGCCGACTACCTGGACGCCGCGCGCCTGCTGCGCGACGACCCCTCGCTGCATTTCGAGCAAGCGCTGGACCTCTGCGGCGTCGACTATTCCGACTATGCCGAAGGCACCTGGGATGGTCCCCGCTTTGCCGCCGTCACCCAGCTGCTGTCGATCAAGCACAACTGGCGCCTGCGCCTGCGCGTGTTCGCGCCGGACGACGACATGCCGGTCGTGCCGTCGCTGATCGACGTCTGGAACTCGGTGAACTGGTTCGAGCGCGAGGCGTTCGACTTCTACGGCATCGTGTTCGAAGGCCACCCGGACCTGCGCCGCATCCTGACCGACTACGGTTTCGTCGGCCATCCGTTCCGCAAGGACTTCCCGGTGTCGGGCTACGTGGAAATGCGCTACGACCCCGAGCAGAAGCGGGTCATCTACCAGCCGGTGACGATCGAGCCGCGCGAAATCACGCCGCGCGTGATTCGCGAGGAAAACTACGGCGGCACGAAGCACTGA
- the rpsO gene encoding 30S ribosomal protein S15, translated as MAVANINKSEVIQKFARGANDTGSPEVQVALLTTRINELTPHFKANMKDHHSRRGLLRMVSRRRRLLDYLKASDADRYRALIEALGLRK; from the coding sequence ATGGCAGTTGCCAATATCAACAAGTCCGAAGTCATCCAGAAGTTCGCCCGCGGTGCCAACGACACGGGTAGCCCCGAAGTCCAGGTCGCCCTGCTGACCACCCGCATCAACGAACTGACCCCGCACTTCAAGGCCAACATGAAGGATCACCACAGCCGCCGCGGTCTGCTGCGCATGGTGAGCCGTCGTCGCCGCCTGCTGGACTACCTCAAGGCCAGCGACGCCGACCGTTACCGCGCCCTGATCGAAGCCCTGGGCCTGCGCAAGTAA
- a CDS encoding NuoB/complex I 20 kDa subunit family protein has protein sequence MAIEGVLNEGFVTTTADKLINWTRTGSLWPMTFGLACCAVEMMHAGAARYDMDRFGVIFRPSPRQSDVMIVAGTLCNKMAPALRKVYDQMAEPRWVISMGSCANGGGYYHYSYSVVRGCDRIVPVDIYVPGCPPTAEALIYGVIQLQNKIKRTNTIARKG, from the coding sequence ATGGCAATCGAAGGCGTTCTCAACGAAGGCTTTGTCACGACGACCGCTGACAAGCTGATCAACTGGACCCGTACGGGTTCCCTCTGGCCCATGACGTTCGGTCTGGCCTGCTGTGCCGTGGAAATGATGCACGCCGGCGCCGCGCGTTACGACATGGACCGCTTTGGCGTGATCTTCCGCCCGTCGCCGCGTCAGTCCGACGTGATGATCGTGGCCGGCACGCTGTGCAACAAGATGGCCCCCGCGCTGCGCAAGGTCTACGACCAGATGGCCGAGCCGCGCTGGGTGATCTCGATGGGCTCGTGCGCCAACGGCGGCGGCTACTACCACTACTCGTATTCGGTGGTGCGTGGCTGCGACCGCATCGTGCCGGTCGACATCTATGTTCCGGGCTGCCCGCCGACGGCGGAAGCGCTGATCTACGGCGTGATCCAGCTCCAGAACAAGATCAAGCGTACCAACACCATTGCGCGCAAGGGCTGA
- the nuoE gene encoding NADH-quinone oxidoreductase subunit NuoE, with product MLSAEALKEIDRAIAKYPADQKQSAVMAALAVAQGEVGWVSPEVMQFVASYLEMPPVWVEEVATFYNMYDTKPVGKYKLTVCTNLPCALSGGERAGEYLKRKLGIDYNETTADGCFTLKEGECMGACGDAPVMIVNNTRMCSFMSDQKLDALVDELKAEAAAKGDK from the coding sequence ATGCTATCAGCAGAAGCTCTCAAGGAAATCGATCGCGCGATCGCGAAGTATCCGGCCGACCAGAAGCAGTCGGCCGTGATGGCGGCCCTCGCCGTGGCACAGGGCGAGGTGGGCTGGGTTTCCCCCGAAGTCATGCAGTTCGTCGCCAGCTACCTGGAAATGCCGCCCGTGTGGGTGGAAGAGGTGGCCACGTTCTACAACATGTATGACACCAAGCCGGTGGGCAAGTACAAGCTCACCGTCTGCACCAACCTGCCGTGCGCGCTGTCGGGCGGCGAGCGGGCCGGCGAATACCTGAAGCGCAAGCTCGGGATCGACTACAACGAGACCACCGCCGACGGCTGCTTCACGCTGAAGGAAGGCGAGTGCATGGGCGCCTGCGGCGATGCACCGGTGATGATCGTCAACAACACCCGCATGTGCAGCTTCATGAGCGACCAGAAGCTCGACGCCCTGGTCGACGAGCTCAAGGCCGAAGCCGCCGCCAAGGGGGACAAGTAA
- the secG gene encoding preprotein translocase subunit SecG gives MAIFKTLLVIVQVLSALGVIGLVLLQHGKGADVGAAFGSGASGSLFGASGSANFLSRTTAVLAALFFASTLGLTLLGNYKPLASVGVMGAAQQPQAAPASAPAASAAAASAASAPAAPAVPK, from the coding sequence ATGGCAATTTTCAAGACTCTGTTGGTCATTGTGCAGGTCCTGTCCGCGCTGGGCGTGATCGGCCTCGTCCTGCTGCAGCATGGCAAGGGCGCCGACGTCGGCGCGGCGTTCGGCTCCGGCGCATCGGGCAGCCTGTTCGGTGCCTCGGGCTCGGCGAACTTCCTGTCCCGCACGACGGCTGTGCTGGCGGCGCTGTTCTTTGCCTCGACGCTGGGCCTGACGTTGCTGGGCAACTACAAGCCCCTGGCTTCGGTGGGCGTCATGGGCGCGGCCCAGCAACCGCAGGCGGCGCCGGCTTCGGCCCCCGCAGCATCGGCCGCGGCAGCGTCTGCCGCTTCCGCGCCGGCTGCCCCGGCAGTGCCGAAGTAA
- the nuoF gene encoding NADH-quinone oxidoreductase subunit NuoF, producing the protein MTSLHDRHIKPLILAGLDGKNWHLDDYVARGGYQQLRRILEQKVTPEQVIADVKASGLRGRGGAGFPTGLKWSFMPRSFPGQKYLVCNTDEGEPGTFKDRDIIRYNPHALIEGMAIGAYAMGITVGYNYIHGEIWNEYKIFEEALEEARRAGFLGDNILGSGFSFQLHAHHGYGAYICGEETALLESLEGKKGQPRFKPPFPASFGLYGKPTTINNTETFAAVPFLLAVGPEEYLKMGKPNNGGTKIFSVSGDVERPGNYEIPLGTPFSTLLELAGGMRGGKALKAVIPGGSSAPVVPADLMMASTMDYDSIAKAGSMLGSGAVIVMDETRCMVRSLLRLSYFYFEESCGQCTPCREGTGWLYRMVNRIEHGEGRQEDLDLLNNVAENIMGRTICALGDAAAMPVRGMLKHYWKEFEYHVEHKQCMVPAHS; encoded by the coding sequence ATGACCTCTCTGCACGACCGTCACATCAAGCCGCTGATCCTGGCCGGCCTGGACGGCAAGAACTGGCACCTCGATGACTACGTCGCGCGCGGTGGCTACCAGCAACTGCGCCGCATCCTCGAGCAGAAGGTAACGCCCGAGCAGGTGATTGCCGACGTCAAGGCGTCGGGCCTGCGTGGCCGCGGCGGTGCGGGCTTTCCCACCGGCCTGAAGTGGAGCTTCATGCCGCGTTCGTTCCCGGGCCAGAAGTACCTGGTCTGCAATACGGACGAAGGCGAGCCGGGCACGTTCAAGGACCGCGACATCATCCGCTACAACCCCCATGCGCTGATCGAAGGCATGGCCATCGGGGCGTACGCGATGGGCATCACCGTGGGCTACAACTACATCCACGGCGAAATCTGGAACGAGTACAAGATCTTCGAGGAAGCCCTGGAAGAAGCGCGCCGCGCCGGTTTCCTGGGTGACAACATCCTGGGTTCGGGCTTCAGCTTCCAGCTCCACGCGCACCATGGCTACGGCGCCTACATCTGCGGCGAGGAAACCGCGCTGCTGGAGTCGCTGGAAGGCAAGAAGGGCCAGCCGCGCTTCAAGCCGCCGTTCCCGGCCAGCTTTGGCCTGTACGGCAAGCCGACCACGATCAACAACACCGAGACGTTCGCCGCGGTGCCGTTCCTGCTGGCCGTGGGCCCGGAGGAATACCTGAAGATGGGCAAGCCGAACAACGGCGGCACCAAGATTTTCTCGGTATCGGGCGACGTCGAGCGTCCGGGCAACTACGAAATCCCGCTGGGCACGCCGTTCTCCACGCTGCTGGAGCTGGCGGGCGGCATGCGCGGCGGCAAGGCGCTCAAGGCGGTGATCCCCGGCGGCTCGTCGGCCCCGGTGGTGCCGGCGGACCTGATGATGGCGTCGACCATGGATTACGACTCGATCGCCAAGGCCGGCTCGATGCTGGGCTCGGGCGCCGTGATCGTCATGGACGAGACGCGCTGCATGGTGCGGTCGCTGCTGCGCCTGTCGTATTTCTACTTTGAGGAATCGTGCGGCCAGTGCACGCCGTGCCGCGAAGGCACCGGCTGGCTCTATCGCATGGTGAATCGTATTGAACACGGAGAAGGCCGCCAGGAAGACCTGGACCTGCTCAACAACGTCGCGGAAAACATCATGGGTCGCACGATTTGCGCGCTCGGCGATGCCGC
- the pnp gene encoding polyribonucleotide nucleotidyltransferase: MTMFNKIVKEFQWGQHTVRMETGEIARQASGAVIVDVEDTVVLATVVAAKSPKAGQDFFPLTVDYIEKTYAAGKIPGGFFKREGRPSENETLTSRLIDRPLRPLFPEGFYNDVQVVIHVLSINPEVPADIPALIASSAALAVSGIPFSGPVGAARVGYKDGQYLLNPTRSQIAASDLDLVVAGTERAVLMVESEANQLSEEVMLGAVVYGHEQMQIAINAIHDLVREGGKPEWDWAPAARNEALIAKVSEIGLPLLQETYQLRQKSARSAKLKEVYATVQDKLAEAGVEADKVEVGNVLFDLEAKIVRGQILAGEPRIDGRDTRTVRPIEIRSSVLPRAHGSSLFTRGETQALAVATLGTKSDEQIIDALAGEYRDRFMLHYNMPPFATGETGRVGSPKRREIGHGRLAKRALIPVLPKEDEFAYTIRLVSEITESNGSSSMASVCGGCLALMDAGVPVKAHVAGVAMGLILEGNKFAVLTDILGDEDHLGDMDFKVAGTDTGITALQMDIKVQGITKEIMQVALAQAREGRMHILGKMQEAMGHARTELSAHAPRMITMKIHPDKIREVIGKGGSTIQALTKETGTTIDIQEDGTITIASTSTDGMAEAKRRIEGITAEAEVGKIYAGTVLKLLDFGAIVNILPGKDGLLHISEIVNERVKDIKDWLKEGQQVRVKLIQADEKGRLRLSLKAALAEEGGSISPIVQQGDAPASASPEQQQ, translated from the coding sequence ATGACCATGTTCAACAAGATCGTCAAGGAATTCCAGTGGGGCCAGCACACGGTCCGCATGGAAACCGGCGAAATCGCGCGCCAGGCATCCGGCGCCGTGATCGTCGACGTGGAAGACACCGTGGTGCTGGCCACCGTGGTGGCGGCCAAGAGCCCGAAGGCTGGCCAGGACTTCTTCCCGCTGACCGTCGACTACATCGAGAAGACCTACGCCGCAGGCAAGATCCCCGGTGGCTTCTTCAAGCGCGAAGGCCGTCCGTCGGAAAACGAGACGCTGACGTCGCGCCTGATCGACCGTCCGCTGCGTCCGCTCTTCCCGGAAGGCTTCTACAACGACGTGCAGGTGGTGATCCACGTGCTGTCGATCAACCCGGAAGTGCCGGCCGACATCCCGGCCCTGATCGCCTCGTCGGCCGCGCTGGCCGTGTCGGGCATCCCGTTCAGCGGCCCGGTGGGCGCCGCCCGCGTGGGTTACAAGGACGGCCAGTATCTGCTGAACCCGACCCGTTCGCAGATCGCCGCGTCGGACCTGGACCTCGTGGTCGCCGGTACCGAGCGTGCCGTGCTGATGGTGGAATCGGAAGCCAACCAGCTGTCGGAAGAAGTGATGCTGGGTGCCGTGGTCTACGGCCACGAGCAGATGCAGATCGCCATCAACGCGATCCACGACCTGGTCCGTGAAGGCGGCAAGCCGGAATGGGACTGGGCGCCGGCCGCCAGGAACGAGGCGCTGATCGCCAAGGTCAGCGAGATCGGCCTGCCGCTGCTGCAGGAAACGTATCAACTGCGCCAGAAGTCGGCCCGCAGCGCCAAGCTGAAGGAAGTCTACGCCACGGTGCAGGACAAGTTGGCCGAAGCCGGCGTGGAAGCCGACAAGGTGGAGGTGGGCAACGTCCTGTTCGACCTGGAAGCCAAGATCGTGCGTGGCCAGATCCTGGCCGGCGAGCCGCGTATCGACGGCCGCGACACGCGCACGGTGCGCCCGATCGAGATCCGCTCGTCGGTGCTGCCGCGCGCCCACGGTTCGTCGCTGTTCACGCGTGGCGAGACCCAGGCGCTGGCCGTGGCCACGCTGGGCACCAAGAGCGACGAGCAGATCATCGACGCACTGGCCGGCGAGTACCGCGACCGCTTCATGCTCCACTACAACATGCCCCCGTTCGCCACCGGCGAGACGGGCCGCGTGGGCAGCCCGAAGCGCCGTGAAATCGGCCACGGCCGCCTGGCCAAGCGCGCGCTGATCCCGGTGCTGCCGAAGGAAGACGAGTTCGCCTACACGATCCGCCTGGTCTCGGAAATCACCGAGTCGAACGGTTCGTCGTCGATGGCTTCGGTCTGCGGCGGCTGCCTGGCACTGATGGACGCCGGCGTTCCGGTCAAGGCGCACGTGGCCGGCGTGGCCATGGGCCTGATCCTGGAAGGCAACAAGTTTGCCGTGCTGACCGACATCCTGGGCGATGAGGATCACCTGGGCGACATGGACTTCAAGGTGGCCGGTACCGACACGGGTATCACGGCGCTGCAGATGGACATCAAGGTGCAGGGCATCACCAAGGAAATCATGCAGGTGGCGCTGGCGCAGGCCCGCGAAGGCCGCATGCACATCCTGGGCAAGATGCAGGAAGCGATGGGCCATGCCCGCACCGAGCTGTCGGCGCACGCGCCGCGCATGATCACGATGAAGATCCATCCGGACAAGATCCGCGAGGTGATCGGCAAGGGCGGCTCGACCATCCAGGCGCTGACCAAGGAAACGGGCACGACCATCGACATCCAGGAAGACGGCACGATCACGATCGCGTCGACGTCGACCGACGGCATGGCCGAGGCCAAGCGCCGCATCGAGGGCATCACCGCGGAAGCCGAAGTGGGCAAGATCTACGCCGGCACCGTGCTGAAGCTGCTGGACTTTGGCGCCATCGTGAACATCCTGCCGGGCAAGGACGGTCTGCTCCATATCTCGGAGATCGTCAACGAGCGCGTGAAGGACATCAAGGACTGGCTGAAGGAAGGCCAGCAGGTGCGCGTGAAGCTGATCCAGGCCGACGAGAAGGGTCGCCTGCGCCTGTCGCTGAAGGCGGCGCTGGCCGAAGAGGGCGGCAGCATCAGCCCGATCGTCCAGCAGGGCGACGCCCCCGCGTCGGCCTCGCCGGAGCAGCAGCAGTAA
- a CDS encoding branched-chain amino acid ABC transporter substrate-binding protein, whose protein sequence is MGGIRMNRVRRWLAVALCCAATGAMAQQPSGAPIRLGMIDGLSGPFANAGEAVVRNLRIAVERVNARGGVKLPDGAHPLELVTFDSKGNVDESLIQFRSVVDKRIPFVLQGNSSAVASALVAAINRQNQRQPDARVLFLNYSAVDPTLTNENCSFWHFRFDASADMRMQALTEAIRAEHGVRKVYLIDQDYSFGHQVARSAREMLAAKRPDIQIVGDEFHPIGKIKDFAPYVAKIKASGADAVVTGNWGNDLTLMIKAAREGGLKARFYTFYGNGLGAPAAMGDAGVGRVLAVAEWHPNVGGAASDAFYQAFRTRYPDPRDDYVHLRMQMMVEMLARAIEQAGSTEAAAVAYALEDMRFTNGFHEATVRADDHQVLQPLYVSVMARQGGEVRFDNEGSGYGFRTVKKLKTAQTTLPTTCRMERPPRN, encoded by the coding sequence ATGGGTGGGATCCGAATGAACCGCGTGCGGCGCTGGCTGGCTGTGGCGCTGTGCTGCGCGGCGACGGGCGCCATGGCGCAGCAGCCGTCGGGCGCGCCGATCCGGCTGGGCATGATCGACGGGCTGTCCGGTCCGTTCGCCAACGCGGGCGAGGCCGTGGTGCGCAACCTGCGGATCGCGGTGGAGCGGGTCAACGCGCGCGGCGGCGTCAAGCTGCCGGATGGCGCGCACCCGCTGGAACTGGTCACGTTCGACAGCAAGGGCAACGTCGACGAAAGCCTGATCCAGTTCCGCAGCGTGGTGGACAAGCGCATCCCGTTCGTCCTGCAGGGCAACAGCTCGGCCGTGGCCAGCGCGCTGGTGGCGGCGATCAACCGCCAGAACCAGCGCCAGCCGGACGCCCGCGTGCTGTTCCTGAACTACTCGGCCGTCGATCCGACGCTGACCAACGAGAATTGCAGTTTCTGGCATTTCCGGTTCGACGCCAGCGCCGACATGCGGATGCAGGCGCTGACCGAGGCCATCCGCGCCGAGCACGGCGTGCGCAAGGTCTACCTGATCGACCAGGACTACAGCTTCGGCCACCAGGTGGCGCGTTCGGCACGCGAGATGCTGGCGGCCAAGCGGCCGGACATCCAGATCGTCGGCGACGAATTCCATCCGATCGGCAAGATTAAGGATTTCGCGCCCTACGTGGCCAAGATCAAGGCCAGCGGCGCCGACGCCGTGGTCACGGGCAACTGGGGCAACGACCTGACGTTGATGATCAAGGCGGCCCGCGAGGGCGGCCTGAAGGCCCGGTTCTATACGTTCTACGGCAACGGCCTGGGCGCCCCGGCGGCGATGGGCGATGCCGGCGTGGGCCGGGTGCTGGCCGTGGCCGAATGGCACCCGAACGTGGGCGGCGCGGCGTCCGACGCGTTCTACCAGGCGTTTCGCACGCGCTACCCCGATCCGCGCGACGACTACGTGCACCTGCGCATGCAGATGATGGTCGAGATGCTGGCGCGCGCGATCGAGCAGGCCGGATCCACCGAGGCTGCCGCCGTGGCCTACGCGCTGGAGGACATGCGGTTCACCAACGGCTTCCACGAGGCCACGGTGCGCGCCGACGACCACCAGGTCCTGCAGCCGCTGTACGTGTCGGTGATGGCCCGGCAGGGCGGGGAGGTGCGCTTCGACAACGAAGGGTCGGGCTACGGGTTCCGCACCGTGAAGAAGCTCAAGACCGCCCAGACCACGCTGCCCACCACGTGCCGGATGGAGCGCCCGCCGCGCAATTGA
- a CDS encoding NAD(P)H-quinone oxidoreductase, translating into MKAIEIREYGGPEVLQETQRPDPEPKAGEILIRVAAAGINRPDVFQRTGNYPVPPGASDLPGLEVAGVVVGGDLSNAANRFGLKVGDRVCALVQGGGYAELCTAPIEQCLPVPEGLSDIEAAALPETFFTVWSNVFDRGQLGKGPRGAAETLLIQGGSSGIGTTAIQIAKAMGFKVFVTAGSDDKCKACEELGADRAINYKTQDFAAEVKALTDGKGVDVILDMVAGSYLARELSCIADDGRIVIIALLGGAKAEIPLGDILRRRITITGSTLRPRPASFKGAIAQALHQNVWPLLASGKIKPVIYKVFPAAQAADAHRLMESSEHTGKIVLTW; encoded by the coding sequence ATGAAAGCCATCGAGATCCGTGAATACGGCGGCCCTGAAGTCCTGCAGGAGACCCAGCGTCCCGATCCGGAACCGAAGGCCGGTGAGATCCTGATTCGTGTCGCGGCGGCGGGCATCAACCGTCCCGACGTGTTCCAGCGCACGGGCAACTATCCCGTGCCGCCGGGTGCTTCGGACCTGCCCGGCCTCGAAGTGGCCGGCGTGGTGGTGGGCGGCGACCTGTCGAACGCGGCCAACCGCTTCGGCCTCAAGGTGGGCGACCGGGTTTGTGCGCTGGTCCAGGGCGGTGGCTACGCGGAACTGTGTACCGCGCCGATCGAGCAATGCCTGCCGGTGCCCGAGGGGCTGAGCGACATCGAGGCGGCGGCGCTGCCCGAGACGTTTTTCACCGTCTGGAGCAATGTGTTCGACCGCGGCCAGCTCGGCAAGGGTCCGCGCGGGGCGGCGGAGACGCTGCTGATCCAGGGCGGGTCGAGCGGCATCGGCACCACGGCGATCCAGATCGCCAAGGCGATGGGCTTCAAGGTCTTCGTCACGGCCGGCAGCGACGACAAGTGCAAGGCGTGCGAAGAACTGGGCGCCGACCGGGCGATCAACTACAAGACGCAGGATTTCGCGGCCGAGGTGAAGGCGCTGACCGACGGCAAGGGCGTGGACGTGATTCTGGACATGGTGGCCGGCTCGTACCTGGCGCGCGAACTGTCTTGCATCGCCGACGACGGCCGGATCGTCATCATCGCGCTGCTGGGCGGCGCCAAGGCAGAGATCCCGCTGGGCGACATCCTGCGCCGGCGCATCACCATCACCGGGTCGACGCTGCGTCCGCGCCCGGCGTCGTTCAAGGGCGCCATCGCCCAGGCGCTGCACCAGAACGTCTGGCCGCTGCTGGCATCGGGCAAGATCAAGCCCGTGATCTACAAGGTGTTCCCGGCCGCGCAGGCCGCGGACGCGCACCGTCTGATGGAATCGAGCGAGCACACCGGCAAGATCGTGCTGACCTGGTAA